Proteins found in one Polyodon spathula isolate WHYD16114869_AA chromosome 10, ASM1765450v1, whole genome shotgun sequence genomic segment:
- the LOC121322379 gene encoding sorting nexin-4-like — protein sequence MRGSEILERMADSRSEDVAVIGNTDLSAADPHNNTMTEEGVPLLKTMEISVSEAEKRTGKNAVSMQEVYTVYLIETRPVNTISEGLSAAPDSLWRRYSEFELLRNYLLVTFPYIVVPPLPEKRAEFVWHKLSADNMDPDFVERRRIGLENFLLRVASHSVLSKDKIFYLFLTQDDGWKDVVYDTGFQAKADSRLKALNATFRVKHPDKRYTELKHYSDELHSVISQLLRVRAKVADRLYGVYKVHGNYGRVFSEWSAIEREMGDGLQSAGHHMDAYAASVDDILEEEEHYADQLKEYLYYSEALRAVCRKHELIQYELEMAAQDLVSKKQQREELATGTVRTFSLKGMTSKLFGQETPEQREAKLKILEQQIVEGEELVKTSNAECDEYVRNAWVDIDRFKEQKNQDLKEALISYAVMQISMCKKGIQVWNNAKECFSKMSH from the exons ATGCGAGGCAGCGAAATACTGGAGAGGATGGCGGATTCTAGGAGTGAAGATGTAGCAGTGATCGGAAACACCGACCTCAGCGCCGCTGACCCACACAACAACACG ATGACAGAAGAAGGGGTGCCTCTGCTAAAGACAATGGAGATCAGTGTTTCAGAGGCAGAGAAGAGAACAGGGAAGAATGCAGTGAGCATGCAGGAGGTCTATACGGTCTACCTAATCGAAACACG GCCAGTCAACACCATAAGTGAAGGGCTGAGCGCGGCCCCAGACTCTCTCTGGAGGAGATACAGTGAATTTGAGCTGCTGAGGAACTATCTATTAGTTACTTTCCCGTACATTGTTGTACCTCCATTACCTGAAAAACGG GCAGAATTTGTCTGGCACAAGCTGTCAGCAGATAACATGGATCCTGATTTTGTGGAAAGGCGGCGAATTGGGCTGGAGAACTTTCTGCTCCGCGTTGCTTCACATTCTGTCCTCTcgaaagacaagatattttaccTGTTTTTAACACAG gATGATGGCTGGAAAGACGTGGTGTATGATACAGGCTTTCAGGCAAAG GCTGACTCCAGGCTGAAAGCCCTGAATGCTACCTTTAGAGTAAAGCATCCTGACAA aAGATACACAGAACTGAAACACTACAGTGATGAATTGCACTCAGTCATATCTCAATTGCTTCGAGTCAGAGCT AAAGTAGCAGACCGCTTGTATGGGGTATACAAAGTTCATGGAAATTATGGAAGAGTGTTCAG TGAATGGAGTGCCATAGAGAGGGAGATGGGGGATGGGCTGCAGAGCGCTGGTCACCACATGGACGC GTATGCTGCTTCAGTCGATGATATACTGGAAGAAGAGGAGCACTATGCAGATCAGCTAAAGGAGTATCTTTACTATTCTGAAGCCCTAAG GGCAGTTTGCAGGAAACATGAGCTAATACAATATGAGTTGGAGATGGCTGCTCAGGATCTTGTCTCCAAGAAGCAGCAACGTGAAGAGTTGGCAaccggg ACTGTGAGGACGTTTTCCCTGAAAGGAATGACCAGCAAATTGTTTGGACAGGAGACTCCAGAGCAAAGAGAGGCCAAGTTAAAAATCTTAGAGCAACAAATAGTTGAGGGGGAGGAGTTGGTGAAGACCAGCAACGCAGAATGCGA TGAATATGTACGGAATGCTTGGGTAGATATTGATCGCTTTAAAGAGCAGAAGAACCAAGACCTGAAGGAGGCCCTTATCAGCTATGCTGTGATGCAGATCAGCATGTGTAAAAAG